From Cucumis melo cultivar AY chromosome 1, USDA_Cmelo_AY_1.0, whole genome shotgun sequence, a single genomic window includes:
- the LOC103499797 gene encoding EPIDERMAL PATTERNING FACTOR-like protein 4 produces MKMALPISLSTSLKLALTLAAFFSFLPPTSVGLVLSRSGRSEGKADNDEMKFLEDQKMVIGSRPPGCQNKCMNCRPCMAAAVVPVHRMKGKAFQSFSSSREEEDSYYLLSWKCQCGNKIYQP; encoded by the exons ATGAAGATGGCTCTCCCTATTTCTCTTTCAACTTCCCTCAAATTGGCTCTCACTCTTGCTGCTTTCTTCTCATTTCTTCCTCCTACATCAG TTGGGTTGGTTTTGTCTAGAAGTGGGAGATCAGAGGGAAAGGCTGATAAtgatgaaatgaaatttttggaAGATCAGAAAATGGTGATTGGTTCACGGCCTCCTGGATGTCAGAACAAATGCATGAATTGCAGGCCGTGCATGGCTGCGGCGGTGGTGCCGGTGCACCGGATGAAAGGGAAGGCCTTTCAATCCTTTTCTTCATCTAGAGAAGAAGAGGATAGCTATTATCTTCTCTCATGGAAATGCCAATGTGGGAATAAGATCTATCAACCCTAG
- the LOC103499796 gene encoding uncharacterized protein LOC103499796 isoform X1, with product MGLLLHSLHIWLGWSLKGIGSGCLGCYTKPELKTHLNEPSKGQQIQCHGVRKPSLSEDFWTTSTFDVENSAGQSQGSMSSLSTINHMHDPHGSSGNVPNPSEFLNHGLLLWNQTRQRWTGNKQSEKRAPQFQEPKLDWNVTYESLLGSNKPFRQPIPLGEMVDFLVDVWEQEGLYD from the exons ATGGG TCTTCTCCTCCATAGCTTACATATATGGTTGGGTTGGAGCTTGAAAGGGATTGGCAG TGGTTGTCTTGGATGCTACACGAAGCCGGAACTAAAAACTCATCTGAATGAACCATCAAAAGGTCAACAAATTCAATGTCATGGAGTAAGGAAACCCAGCCTATCAGAGGATTTCTGGACTACTAGTACATTTGATGTGGAGAATAGTGCAGGTCAATCACAAGGAAGTATGTCATCATTGAGTACAATCAACCATATGCACGATCCACACGGTAGCTCGGGCAATGTACCCAACCCTTCAGAGTTTCTAAATCATG GTCTTCTTCTGTGGAATCAAACTAGGCAACGCTGGACAGGGAATAAACAATCCGAAAAGCGAGCACCGCAGTTTCAAGAACCCAAGTTAGA TTGGAATGTAACTTATGAAAGTTTACTAGGGAGCAACAAGCCATTTCGTCAACCTATTCCACTCGGC GAAATGGTAGATTTTCTTGTGGATGTATGGGAACAAGAAGGGTTGTATGATTGA
- the LOC103499801 gene encoding cucumber peeling cupredoxin-like, with protein sequence MAGGIGFVLSFIAVVFVHHAAAQKVHVVGDATGWTIPPATTFYSEWADKNTFAVGDSLSFKFTTGSHDVLKVSKESFEACSTDKGIGSPLTTGPATVKLDTAGEHYFICSVGKHCLGGQKLAVTVSGSGTPAGGAVSPSPSTTEEPSKTLAPANSPSSSVPKVGDEPSANSPSSSSSVPKDAESPAAPAPSSSTVVMATVYVTLSAIVMNLLF encoded by the exons ATGGCTGGAGGAATTGGTTTTGTTTTGAGTTTCATTGCTGTTGTTTTTGTTCACCATGCCGCCGCCCAGAAGGTGCACGTCGTCGGTGACGCTACCGGTTGGACGATCCCACCAGCAACTACTTTCTACTCAGAATGGGCTGATAAAAACACATTTGCTGTTGGCGATTCTCTCT CATTTAAGTTCACGACTGGATCACATGATGTACTTAAAGTATCGAAAGAATCCTTCGAAGCATGCAGCACCGATAAAGGTATCGGCAGTCCCCTCACGACCGGCCCTGCAACCGTGAAACTTGACACTGCTGGCGAGCATTACTTCATTTGTTCCGTTGGTAAACATTGTTTGGGAGGTCAAAAGTTAGCCGTCACCGTGTCCGGCTCTGGTACTCCAGCTGGTGGTGCAGTTTCCCCTTCTCCAAGCACAACTGAGGAGCCATCGAAAACTCTAGCTCCTGCAAATTCTCCGTCCTCGTCAGTGCCTAAAGTCGGTGACGAACCTTCTGCAAATTCACCGTCGTCGTCCTCATCAGTACCCAAGGACGCTGAATCTCCTGCAGCTCCAGCACCTTCTTCCTCTACTGTTGTGATGGCTACTGTTTATGTCACTTTGTCCGCCATTGTTATGAACTTGTTGTTCTAA
- the LOC103499796 gene encoding uncharacterized protein LOC103499796 isoform X2, which produces MVGLELERDWQNSGCLGCYTKPELKTHLNEPSKGQQIQCHGVRKPSLSEDFWTTSTFDVENSAGQSQGSMSSLSTINHMHDPHGSSGNVPNPSEFLNHGLLLWNQTRQRWTGNKQSEKRAPQFQEPKLDWNVTYESLLGSNKPFRQPIPLGEMVDFLVDVWEQEGLYD; this is translated from the exons ATGGTTGGGTTGGAGCTTGAAAGGGATTGGCAG AACAGTGGTTGTCTTGGATGCTACACGAAGCCGGAACTAAAAACTCATCTGAATGAACCATCAAAAGGTCAACAAATTCAATGTCATGGAGTAAGGAAACCCAGCCTATCAGAGGATTTCTGGACTACTAGTACATTTGATGTGGAGAATAGTGCAGGTCAATCACAAGGAAGTATGTCATCATTGAGTACAATCAACCATATGCACGATCCACACGGTAGCTCGGGCAATGTACCCAACCCTTCAGAGTTTCTAAATCATG GTCTTCTTCTGTGGAATCAAACTAGGCAACGCTGGACAGGGAATAAACAATCCGAAAAGCGAGCACCGCAGTTTCAAGAACCCAAGTTAGA TTGGAATGTAACTTATGAAAGTTTACTAGGGAGCAACAAGCCATTTCGTCAACCTATTCCACTCGGC GAAATGGTAGATTTTCTTGTGGATGTATGGGAACAAGAAGGGTTGTATGATTGA
- the LOC103499799 gene encoding uncharacterized protein LOC103499799 has product MLLRTSSTPILNSWLHQSKSSPSESDQIHHLQRTKSISLTSSFHLPPPSFSNESPNRVTQNLLESDSRDPRKKIPIPKSSEVQSKVKPKENGVSVRDQHLKPTSDSSSSSIHGVFLNSGLGLKFPNDEVCDEKRDGCILQTLVVGGGMGNDGGRVCGGSGRGSDGGGGGDNGRSGFNNHHGSNSTDAYYQKMIEANPNNALLLGNYAKFLKEVHGDFSKAEEFCGRAILADPNDASVLSLYADLIWHTQRDAQRAETYFDQAVKSAPDDCYLLASYARFLWDTEVDEEDDTEDQYETEESHRSHPGFSHGAPHHSPLAATS; this is encoded by the exons ATGCTGTTGAGAACTTCTTCAACCCCAATTCTCAATTCTTGGCTTCACCAATCCAAATCCTCCCCTTCAGAATCCGACCAAATCCACCATCTTCAAAGAACCAAATCCATCTCTTTAACATCGTCTTTTCACCTTCCTCCACCCTCTTTTTCGAATGAATCGCCCAACAGAGTAACCCAAAACTTGTTAGAATCAGATTCCAGAGATCCGAGAAAGAAGATTCCAATACCCAAAAGTTCTGAAGTTCAATCGAAAGTGAAACCCAAGGAGAATGGAGTCTCAGTTCGAGATCAACATCTCAAACCCACATCAGATTCCTCTTCATCTTCGATTCATGGAGTTTTTTTGAATTCTGGGTTGGGTTTGAAATTCCCAAACGATGAGGTTTGTGATGAGAAGAGGGATGGATGTATTCTGCAAACGCTGGTGGTTGGCGGGGGAATGGGGAACGACGGTGGGCGGGTGTGCGGTGGCAGCGGAAGAGGTTCAGACGGTGGAGGTGGAGGGGATAATGGTAGGTCAGGGTTTAACAATCACCATGGAAGCAATAGCACCGATGCTTATTATCAGAAGATGATTGAAGCGAACCCTAACAATGCTCTTCTACTTGGAAATTATGCCAAGTTCTTGAAAGag GTTCATGGAGATTTTTCCAAAGCAGAAGAGTTTTGTGGAAGAGCAATTCTGGCTGATCCAAATGATGCAAGTGTTTTATCGCTTTACGCTGATCTAATTTGGCATACACAGAGAGATGCTCAACGAGCTGAGACTTATTTTGATCAAGCTGTTAAAAGTGCGCCAGATGATTG CTATCTCCTAGCGTCATATGCACGGTTTCTCTGGGACACTGAAGTCGATGAAGAAGACGATACAGAAGACCAGTATGAAACAGAGGAAAGTCACCGGTCGCATCCCGGTTTCTCTCATGGAGCTCCTCATCATTCTCCTTTGGCTGCAACTTCCTAA
- the LOC103499796 gene encoding uncharacterized protein LOC103499796 isoform X3, translating into MGGCLGCYTKPELKTHLNEPSKGQQIQCHGVRKPSLSEDFWTTSTFDVENSAGQSQGSMSSLSTINHMHDPHGSSGNVPNPSEFLNHGLLLWNQTRQRWTGNKQSEKRAPQFQEPKLDWNVTYESLLGSNKPFRQPIPLGEMVDFLVDVWEQEGLYD; encoded by the exons ATGGG TGGTTGTCTTGGATGCTACACGAAGCCGGAACTAAAAACTCATCTGAATGAACCATCAAAAGGTCAACAAATTCAATGTCATGGAGTAAGGAAACCCAGCCTATCAGAGGATTTCTGGACTACTAGTACATTTGATGTGGAGAATAGTGCAGGTCAATCACAAGGAAGTATGTCATCATTGAGTACAATCAACCATATGCACGATCCACACGGTAGCTCGGGCAATGTACCCAACCCTTCAGAGTTTCTAAATCATG GTCTTCTTCTGTGGAATCAAACTAGGCAACGCTGGACAGGGAATAAACAATCCGAAAAGCGAGCACCGCAGTTTCAAGAACCCAAGTTAGA TTGGAATGTAACTTATGAAAGTTTACTAGGGAGCAACAAGCCATTTCGTCAACCTATTCCACTCGGC GAAATGGTAGATTTTCTTGTGGATGTATGGGAACAAGAAGGGTTGTATGATTGA
- the LOC103500017 gene encoding methyl-CpG-binding domain-containing protein 11: MENEVALQNKEHPENPLEGSKDEVSFQLPAPPSWKKLFSPKKGGAPRKNDIVFIAPTGEEISNRKQLEQYLKSHPGDITLSDFDWSTGETPRRSTRISEKAKATPPQEEPPKKRARKSPGSKKKEHNETEKSDGEKECKIKDAEMSEKDNAERENENSKDEEPNKEDETKRKELETAKGEEPKNEDEKTEKETETAKDEEPKKVDETKDREIEASKDEEANKEDIESKETEQKNATETKNGQLDTEDGKKVEDQSRENVPNQEVATAGEKVTLEVGQDKENGPETEAEKAIDSCCMKQEKPNLGTTKENGVAEQEKCRGTERPPASEGTITENKDTQKHDGKHEIQGENRGSENLSEVTAISK; this comes from the exons atggaaaacgAAGTGGCTCTGCAGAACAAGGAACACCCTGAAAACCCACTTGAAGGATCTAAAGATGAAGTTTCTTTTCAGCTTCCAGCTCCACCTTCTTGGAAGAAACTG TTTTCACCAAAGAAGGGAGGTGCACCAAGGAAGAATGATATTGTATTTATAGCACCTACTGGTGAGGAGATCAGTAACAGAAAACAGCTCGAGCAGTACCTAAAATCACACCCTGGAGATATTACATTATCGGATTTTGATTGGAGTACAGGTGAGACACCCAGGAGATCTACTAGGATTAGTGAGAAGGCCAAGGCTACTCCACCACAGGAAGAGCCCCCAAAGAAACGAGCAAGAAAATCTCCAGGTTCAAAAAAGAAGGAACACAATGAAACAGAGAAATCCGACGGTGAAAAGGAATGTAAAATTAAAGATGCTGAAATGTCTGAGAAGGACAATGCTGAAAGAGAAAATGAGAACTCCAAGGATGAAGAACCTAACAAAGAAGATGAAACAAAACGAAAAGAACTTGAAACTGCCAAGGGTGAAGAGCCTAAAAATGAAGAtgaaaaaacagaaaaagaaactGAAACTGCCAAGGATGAAGAGCCTAAAAAAGTGGATGAAACCaaagacagagagattgaagcTTCCAAGGATGAAGAGGCCAATAAGGAAGATATAGAATCAAAAGAAACAGAACAGAAAAATGCCACGGAAACCAAGAACGGGCAGTTAGATACCGAGGATGGCAAAAAAGTAGAAGATCAAAGTCGTGAGAATGTTCCAAATCAAGAGGTTGCCACAGCTGGTGAAAAAGTGACTTTGGAGGTTGGTCAAGACAAAGAAAACGGGCCAGAAACTGAAGCAGAGAAAGCTATCGATTCATGCTGTATGAAACAGGAAAAGCCAAACCTTGGTACTACTAAGGAAAATGGGGTTGCTGAACAAGAAAAGTGCAGGGGAACCGAAAGACCACCAGCATCTGAGGGAACAATCACGGAAAATAAAGACACACAAAAGCACGATGGAAAACATGAAATCCAGGGTGAGAACAGAGGGAGCGAGAACTTGAGCGAGGTGACTGCAATCAGTAAGTAA
- the LOC103499800 gene encoding blue copper protein-like produces the protein MAGRFAIVLGFALFLFLEYSAAQTVYTVGDSAGWTVPANGVAFYESWAAGKTFHVGDSLVFNFRTGMDEVSRVTKMGFDICSDDNEIGDSIETGPATIPLLSPGEYYFISSEDRHCQQGQKLAINVTAAPGPRSPPSSSVPPRTPAPGRAPVTHVVGDTFGWGIPQGGAMFYANWTAGKRFIVGDSLVFNFRTREDDLVRVTKQSFDLCNDDGEIGDDIDHGPATIPLLTPGEYYFISNEDGHCQQGQKLAINVTAAAPGPMTPPSSNPPPSTPRPAPVTHIVGGSVGWTIPPGGAAFYVNWTAGKTFAVGDSLVFNFQTDVHDVERVPKLSFDICSDDNEIGDTIESGPATVVLTTPGEHYYISGENQDCELGQKLAINVVASRSTGPVTSISTPPTSGPTPGGSGRGLPNSSGNTIAAALSATVFGLVLSFF, from the exons ATGGCCGGTAGATTCGCTATTGTTCTGGGTTTTGCTCTGTTTTTATTCCTTGAATATTCCGCCGCTCAGACTGTTTACACCGTCGGTGACTCCGCTGGCTGGACAGTACCTGCAAACGGCGTCGCTTTCTATGAATCCTGGGCTGCCGGAAAAACTTTCCATGTCGGTGATTCTCTCG tTTTCAATTTCAGGACGGGTATGGATGAAGTGTCGAGAGTTACGAAAATGGGGTTTGATATATGCAGTGACGACAATGAAATTGGAGACTCCATTGAAACGGGGCCTGCAACCATTCCTTTATTATCTCCGGGCGAGTACTATTTCATCAGCTCTGAGGATAGGCACTGCCAACAAGGTCAAAAATTAGCCATTAATGTCACCGCCGCCCCTGGACCTCGGTCTCCGCCCTCTTCCAGCGTTCCTCCACGAACCCCAGCTCCAGGACGAGCTCCGGTGACCCATGTCGTCGGTGACACCTTTGGGTGGGGGATTCCTCAGGGCGGCGCCATGTTCTACGCCAACTGGACTGCCGGAAAAAGATTCATCGTTGGCGATTCTCTAG TGTTCAATTTCAGAACCCGCGAAGATGATTTAGTCAGAGTAACGAAACAATCGTTCGATTTATGTAACGATGACGGTGAGATCGGTGACGATATCGACCATGGGCCAGCAACCATCCCGCTGTTAACTCCCGGCGAGTATTACTTCATAAGCAATGAGGATGGGCACTGCCAGCAAGGTCAGAAGTTAGCGATCAACGTCACAGCTGCCGCCCCCGGACCAATGACTCCACCTTCTTCAAATCCTCCACCTTCTACCCCACGCCCTGCCCCCGTCACCCATATCGTCGGAGGCTCCGTAGGCTGGACCATTCCACCAGGCGGCGCCGCTTTCTACGTCAACTGGACTGCCGGCAAGACATTCGCCGTCGGTGATTCTCTAG TGTTCAACTTCCAAACCGATGTACACGACGTTGAGAGAGTACCGAAACTATCCTTTGACATATGTAGCGATGACAACGAGATCGGAGACACCATTGAATCAGGCCCAGCAACAGTCGTTCTCACTACTCCCGGCGAACATTACTACATCAGTGGTGAGAATCAAGATTGTGAACTCGGCCAAAAATTAGCCATCAATGTAGTCGCCTCCAGATCCACCGGTCCTGTTACATCTATTTCAACCCCTCCAACCTCCGGACCAACCCCTGGCGGTTCCGGCCGCGGACTACCGAACTCCTCTGGGAACACCATCGCCGCCGCTCTCTCCGCCACAGTCTTTGGCCTTGTTCTGAGCttcttctaa
- the LOC103499798 gene encoding uncharacterized protein LOC103499798: MASTSLHRSSHSVAASSIALPLCSTFHFRSKICFSPPRRRLSPLFFSSNSYAKSVVCSAAVRPPPDSDPPPEEDPVRLTGLPAIFSKFRDRVQIFLAVLFWMSLFFWTSALDGKNRPNKGSRFRR, encoded by the exons ATGGCATCGACCTCTCTCCACCGTTCTTCACACTCCGTTGCCGCCTCTTCAATCGCCCTTCCTCTCTGTTCAACCTTTCATTTCCGGTCGAAAATTTGCTTCTCTCCACCTCGTCGCCGCCTTTCACCTCTTTTCTTCTCCTCCAATTCTTATGCTAAATCCGTCGTTTGCAGTGCAGCAGTACGGCCACCGCCGGACTCCGATCCGCCACCCGAGGAGGATCCGGTTCGTTTAACAG GTTTACCggcaattttttcaaaatttcggGACAGAGTACAAATTTTCCTTGCTGTGTTATTCTGGATGTCCCTCTTCTTCTGGACTTCTGCATTAGATGGGAAAAACAGGCCGAATAAAGGCTCTCGATTTAGACGATAG